The genomic stretch CCGCGCCACGCGAAAGCCCAGCCAGTCGCCGCGCACGTTGGGGTAGAGGTTGTTGCGGTTGCCGGAGCGGGAAAACACCGGTGCTTCGCCCCAGTCATTGCCGCGAATCTGCCGCACCTCGCATTGCCCGGTCAGCCAGGCACTGCCATCGCTGGGCGCTCCGACATAGCTGTCGTTTTCACAATCTTCGACCCACTCATAGACGTTGCCGTGCATGTCATACACGCCGAACGCATTGGGCGCATAGCTGCCGGCCGGTGCGGTATAGCTGTAGCCATCCGCCGGCCCGTAGGTATTGGCGTGCTTGGCGATGCTGTATTCCTTGCCCTCGTCGAACGGGAACGGGAAGGGGCCGGAGGTGCCGCCACGGGCGGCGTACTCGCGCAGGGACTCGCTGACCATACGGTATTGTTTGCCGGTTTTTTTCGACAGCCAGGCGACATAGGCGTTGGCTTCGGCAAAGTCCATGCACACGGCCGGATGTTTGGGGCTTGTCTTGTAGGTGGGCTTGCCGGCTGTGCATTGGCGGCCTGGGCGGTCGTCACCGTCGGGCATTTTGTAGCCGGTTTCTTGTATATAGCTGTCCCATTCCCCGGCCAATACCTGGAAACGGCTGATAGCCACGGGTTTGGCAAAGGTCACGTCATGGATCGGGCCTTCATCGGGCTGGCGGCCGACTTCATCGTCCGGGGTGCCCATCTTGAAGGTGCCGGTGGGCAGTACCACCATTTCCGGGCAGTGCTTGCAGTCCTTGAACACGGTGCCGGGCTTGGGCGGTGCTGCGGCCTGGGCGGACGGCGCCAGGCCGGTCATCAATGCCGCCAGGGCCAGGGATTTGAGCAGCGTCGGGGTGAGCGGTTCATCGTTCATGAGTCGTCTCGATAGCAGGAAAAAGGCGTCAAAGGGTTTTGTCGAGCAGCGCCAGGAAGCGGTCGACTTCCTCTTCGGTGTTGAGCAGGCCCGGCGCGGTGCGCACCACCGGGCCGACGTCGCGGTTCACCGCGTCGCTGACCACGCGGTTGCGCATCAGGTAGGCGGCCACCTTGTCGCTGTCCTGGTTCTTGACCCGGAAGAAGCTGAAGCCGGCTGACAGCTGTGGGTTGGCCGGGGTGACCAGCTCGATTTGCGATCGCGCCTGCAGGCGGTCCTTGAGGTAGGTGTTGAGGTGGTGGATGCGCTGCTGGACCTCGGCCTTGCCCAGTTGCAGGTGCAGCTTGAAGGCCTCGTCCAGCGCCCAGCGGTGTTCATAGGCGTGATAG from Pseudomonas fluorescens encodes the following:
- a CDS encoding formylglycine-generating enzyme family protein produces the protein MNDEPLTPTLLKSLALAALMTGLAPSAQAAAPPKPGTVFKDCKHCPEMVVLPTGTFKMGTPDDEVGRQPDEGPIHDVTFAKPVAISRFQVLAGEWDSYIQETGYKMPDGDDRPGRQCTAGKPTYKTSPKHPAVCMDFAEANAYVAWLSKKTGKQYRMVSESLREYAARGGTSGPFPFPFDEGKEYSIAKHANTYGPADGYSYTAPAGSYAPNAFGVYDMHGNVYEWVEDCENDSYVGAPSDGSAWLTGQCEVRQIRGNDWGEAPVFSRSGNRNNLYPNVRGDWLGFRVARDL